Proteins from one Apis cerana isolate GH-2021 linkage group LG11, AcerK_1.0, whole genome shotgun sequence genomic window:
- the LOC107995118 gene encoding dipeptidyl aminopeptidase-like protein 6 isoform X1, producing the protein MNASVNIERNSWRLPPDETVQVADPRSKSAQVKEDLTYAEGGHNWRSIIFSLLVIGFVIAGIVTAIYLLGYVDELLYWSGRRLTLDECLRDDLTPHRLTPTWITHDKFVYQADDGSLTLLDTSNNSVSLLVSNHTLRQLNVQGYQCSADLRYVLFKHNVKPVYRNTFTAYYTVYDVTNDHHTPLRLHTSRGMQQTRLQHAAWLGNTSGILMISENDIYVRIAPSAAEDARITDTGLPGVIYNGVPDWLYQEEVLPRPEAAWPSSDGTHLLFASFNDTKVTALEFPWFSTQPGQDGPSSSPLFTPRRGSFPPSRSVRYPTPGSPNPEVELWIMELGNLTNSINGTANSTTLSRIRLKPPTALDGQEYYLISAGWVGDDSTQVAVVWMTRSQNLSLVTACRAPMWECEETHSERAPEGQWLDAQPHPLFAPDGDSFLLLAAVQEGDKEHFTHIKHVTLTQQRIAVLSHGRYEVSEILAWDTKAHLVYYLGTRERRPGQRHLYIVRDPTADDPRHLEPLCVTCDLGEVLWSSRFYYTNCTHFGASVSPPMENESSGYYVLYCEGPGLPLAAVHLITTHKMIRVLYDTRIQRGDKLSQLALPTRRSFEVSLPQGWKAQVQLLLPPSWREELRDAAFPVLVEVNGRPGSEAVTDRFKIDWGTYMSSHNDVVYVRLDVRGARGQGKRDLFRRIGGVEVQDQLTVLKHLLKTLKYLDVTRVGVWGWGYGGYVTAMVLGSQENVFKCGVAVNPIADWLYYNSAFTERVLGAPAENYKGYVEADLTQRARLVPSHSLYLLHGLADLTAPYTHGVAFAKALTEAGIIFRYQSYADEDHALSGVLEHAYRSIEDFLAECLALDAS; encoded by the exons ATGAACGCCAGCGTCAACATCGAGAGGAACTCCTGGCGGCTGCCTCCCGACGAGACCGTCCAGGTCGCCGATCCCCGTTCAAAGTCAGCCCAGGTAAAAGAG GATCTAACGTACGCGGAGGGTGGCCACAACTGGCGAAGCATAATCTTCTCGCTTTTGGTCATCGGCTTCGTTATCGCCGGGATCGTCACGGCCATTTACCTCCTCGG GTACGTGGACGAGCTGTTGTACTGGAGCGGCAGACGGCTCACGTTAGACGAGTGCCTTCGTGATGATCTGACGCCGCACAGGTTAACACCGACCTGGATAACCCACGACAAGTTTGTCTACCAGGCCGACGACGGTTCCCTCACACTCCTGGACACAAGCAACAATTCCGTGTCCCTTCTTGTCTCTAATCACACGCTC AGACAGCTGAACGTCCAAGGCTACCAGTGCAGCGCCGATCTGCGTTACGTGTTGTTCAAGCACAATGTCAAGCCG GTGTACAGGAATACCTTCACCGCCTACTACACAGTCTACGACGTCACGAACGA TCACCACACGCCTCTCCGTCTGCACACATCGCGGGGGATGCAGCAAACGCGGCTGCAACACGCCGCCTGGTTGGGCAACACATCCGGCATCCTGATGATATCCGAGAACGACATCTACGTGAGGATAGCGCCCTCGGCGGCAGAGGACGCGAGGATAACCGACACAGGTCTACCCGGGGTGATTTACAACGGGGTGCCGGACTGGTTGTATCAGGAGGAGGTGTTGCCGCGGCCGGAAGCAGCCTGGCCGAGCTCCGATGGCACGCATCTCCTCTTCGCCTCGTTCAACGACACCAAGGTCACTGCCCTGGAATTCCCTTGGTTCAGCACGCAGCCGGGTCAGGATGGGCCGAGCTCCAGCCCCCTGTTCACGCCTAGGAGAGGCTCCTTCCCGCCGTCGAGGTCCGTCAGATACCCCACTCCCGGCTCGCCAAATCCCGAGGTCGAATTGTGGATCATGGAGCTCGGCAACCTGACCAACTCGATCAATGGAACAGCGAACTCGACCACCCTCTCCAGGATAAGGTTGAAGCCGCCAACCGCCTTGGACGGACA GGAATATTATCTGATATCCGCGGGCTGGGTGGGCGACGACTCGACCCAGGTGGCCGTCGTCTGGATGACCAGGTCGCAGAATCTCTCGTTGGTGACTGCTTGCCGTGCACCGATGTGGGAGTGCGAGGAGACTCATTCCGAGAGGGCGCCCGAAGGACAGTGGTTAGACGCGCAGCCTCATCCTCTGTTCGCCCCGGACGGGGACAGCTTTCTGCTGCTGGCCGCCGTTCAAGAGGGTGACAAGGAACACTTCACCCACATCAAGCACGTGACCTTGACCCAACAGAGGATAGCAGTCCTGTCTCACGGTCGTTACGAG GTGAGTGAAATCTTGGCGTGGGACACCAAGGCCCATTTGGTGTACTATTTAGGCACGAGGGAAAGGAGGCCCGGTCAGAGGCATCTCTACATAGTTCGCGATCCCACAGCCGACGATCCTCGACACCTCGAACCGTTGTGCGTCACGTGCGACCTTGGCGAAGTGCTGTGGAGCAGTAG ATTTTATTACACTAATTGCACCCACTTTGGCGCGTCCGTAAGCCCTCCGATGGAGAACGAATCATCCGGCTACTACGTCCTCTACTGCGAAGGTCCGGGCCTCCCTCTGGCCGCTGTACACCTGATCACCACCCACAAGATGATCCGCGTGTTGTACGACACGAGGATCCAGAGAGGGGACAAGCTGTCGCAACTGGCGCTGCCAACTCGAAGAAGCTTCGAG GTGTCTCTGCCCCAAGGGTGGAAGGCCCAGGTGCAACTGTTGTTGCCACCTTCGTGGCGGGAGGAGCTGAGAGACGCCGCGTTCCCCGTCCTGGTGGAAGTGAACGGTCGGCCAGGTAGCGAGGCGGTGACCGATCGGTTCAAGATCGATTGGGGGACGTACATGTCGAGCCACAACGACGTGGTCTACGTAAGGCTGGACGTGCGCGGAGCCAGAGGCCAAGGGAAACGCGACCTGTTCAGAAGAATCGGCGGTGTCGAAGTTCAGGATCAGTTGACCGTGCTGAAGCATCTTCTCAAGACTCTCAAGTACCTGGACGTGACCAGGGTGGGTGTGTGGGGTTGGGGATACGGCGGCTACGTGACCGCCATGGTGTTGGGTAGCCAGGAGAACGTGTTCAAGTGTGGCGTCGCTGTGAATCCTATCGCCGATTGGCTCTACTACA ATTCCGCGTTCACGGAGCGAGTCCTTGGCGCTCCCGCAGAGAACTACAAAGGTTACGTGGAGGCTGACCTGACCCAACGCGCCAGGTTGGTGCCCAGTCACAGTCTCTACCTTCTTCACGGTCTAGCCGACCTCACAGCGCCTTATACGCACGGTGTCGCCTTCGCTAAGGCTCTGACCGAAGCGGGTATCATCTTCAGGTACCAG AGTTACGCGGACGAAGACCACGCCTTGTCAGGCGTGTTGGAACACGCTTATCGTTCCATAGAGGACTTCCTCGCAGAGTGCCTCGCCCTGGACGCGTCCTAG
- the LOC107995118 gene encoding dipeptidyl aminopeptidase-like protein 6 isoform X6, translating to MVPTVVDGRGGIISKRRRRGFVEEATTSICHSLAKDRSRLADNEGDMRIRLRRQLNVQGYQCSADLRYVLFKHNVKPVYRNTFTAYYTVYDVTNDHHTPLRLHTSRGMQQTRLQHAAWLGNTSGILMISENDIYVRIAPSAAEDARITDTGLPGVIYNGVPDWLYQEEVLPRPEAAWPSSDGTHLLFASFNDTKVTALEFPWFSTQPGQDGPSSSPLFTPRRGSFPPSRSVRYPTPGSPNPEVELWIMELGNLTNSINGTANSTTLSRIRLKPPTALDGQEYYLISAGWVGDDSTQVAVVWMTRSQNLSLVTACRAPMWECEETHSERAPEGQWLDAQPHPLFAPDGDSFLLLAAVQEGDKEHFTHIKHVTLTQQRIAVLSHGRYEVSEILAWDTKAHLVYYLGTRERRPGQRHLYIVRDPTADDPRHLEPLCVTCDLGEVLWSSRFYYTNCTHFGASVSPPMENESSGYYVLYCEGPGLPLAAVHLITTHKMIRVLYDTRIQRGDKLSQLALPTRRSFEVSLPQGWKAQVQLLLPPSWREELRDAAFPVLVEVNGRPGSEAVTDRFKIDWGTYMSSHNDVVYVRLDVRGARGQGKRDLFRRIGGVEVQDQLTVLKHLLKTLKYLDVTRVGVWGWGYGGYVTAMVLGSQENVFKCGVAVNPIADWLYYNSAFTERVLGAPAENYKGYVEADLTQRARLVPSHSLYLLHGLADLTAPYTHGVAFAKALTEAGIIFRYQSYADEDHALSGVLEHAYRSIEDFLAECLALDAS from the exons ATGGTTCCAACGGTCGTTGATGGACGAGGAGGGATAATttcgaagaggaggaggaggggtttTGTTGAAGAAGCGACAACGTCAATTTGCCACTCGTTAGCTAAGGATCGTTCTCGTTTGGCCGACAATGAGGGGGATATGAGAATACGATTGAGG AGACAGCTGAACGTCCAAGGCTACCAGTGCAGCGCCGATCTGCGTTACGTGTTGTTCAAGCACAATGTCAAGCCG GTGTACAGGAATACCTTCACCGCCTACTACACAGTCTACGACGTCACGAACGA TCACCACACGCCTCTCCGTCTGCACACATCGCGGGGGATGCAGCAAACGCGGCTGCAACACGCCGCCTGGTTGGGCAACACATCCGGCATCCTGATGATATCCGAGAACGACATCTACGTGAGGATAGCGCCCTCGGCGGCAGAGGACGCGAGGATAACCGACACAGGTCTACCCGGGGTGATTTACAACGGGGTGCCGGACTGGTTGTATCAGGAGGAGGTGTTGCCGCGGCCGGAAGCAGCCTGGCCGAGCTCCGATGGCACGCATCTCCTCTTCGCCTCGTTCAACGACACCAAGGTCACTGCCCTGGAATTCCCTTGGTTCAGCACGCAGCCGGGTCAGGATGGGCCGAGCTCCAGCCCCCTGTTCACGCCTAGGAGAGGCTCCTTCCCGCCGTCGAGGTCCGTCAGATACCCCACTCCCGGCTCGCCAAATCCCGAGGTCGAATTGTGGATCATGGAGCTCGGCAACCTGACCAACTCGATCAATGGAACAGCGAACTCGACCACCCTCTCCAGGATAAGGTTGAAGCCGCCAACCGCCTTGGACGGACA GGAATATTATCTGATATCCGCGGGCTGGGTGGGCGACGACTCGACCCAGGTGGCCGTCGTCTGGATGACCAGGTCGCAGAATCTCTCGTTGGTGACTGCTTGCCGTGCACCGATGTGGGAGTGCGAGGAGACTCATTCCGAGAGGGCGCCCGAAGGACAGTGGTTAGACGCGCAGCCTCATCCTCTGTTCGCCCCGGACGGGGACAGCTTTCTGCTGCTGGCCGCCGTTCAAGAGGGTGACAAGGAACACTTCACCCACATCAAGCACGTGACCTTGACCCAACAGAGGATAGCAGTCCTGTCTCACGGTCGTTACGAG GTGAGTGAAATCTTGGCGTGGGACACCAAGGCCCATTTGGTGTACTATTTAGGCACGAGGGAAAGGAGGCCCGGTCAGAGGCATCTCTACATAGTTCGCGATCCCACAGCCGACGATCCTCGACACCTCGAACCGTTGTGCGTCACGTGCGACCTTGGCGAAGTGCTGTGGAGCAGTAG ATTTTATTACACTAATTGCACCCACTTTGGCGCGTCCGTAAGCCCTCCGATGGAGAACGAATCATCCGGCTACTACGTCCTCTACTGCGAAGGTCCGGGCCTCCCTCTGGCCGCTGTACACCTGATCACCACCCACAAGATGATCCGCGTGTTGTACGACACGAGGATCCAGAGAGGGGACAAGCTGTCGCAACTGGCGCTGCCAACTCGAAGAAGCTTCGAG GTGTCTCTGCCCCAAGGGTGGAAGGCCCAGGTGCAACTGTTGTTGCCACCTTCGTGGCGGGAGGAGCTGAGAGACGCCGCGTTCCCCGTCCTGGTGGAAGTGAACGGTCGGCCAGGTAGCGAGGCGGTGACCGATCGGTTCAAGATCGATTGGGGGACGTACATGTCGAGCCACAACGACGTGGTCTACGTAAGGCTGGACGTGCGCGGAGCCAGAGGCCAAGGGAAACGCGACCTGTTCAGAAGAATCGGCGGTGTCGAAGTTCAGGATCAGTTGACCGTGCTGAAGCATCTTCTCAAGACTCTCAAGTACCTGGACGTGACCAGGGTGGGTGTGTGGGGTTGGGGATACGGCGGCTACGTGACCGCCATGGTGTTGGGTAGCCAGGAGAACGTGTTCAAGTGTGGCGTCGCTGTGAATCCTATCGCCGATTGGCTCTACTACA ATTCCGCGTTCACGGAGCGAGTCCTTGGCGCTCCCGCAGAGAACTACAAAGGTTACGTGGAGGCTGACCTGACCCAACGCGCCAGGTTGGTGCCCAGTCACAGTCTCTACCTTCTTCACGGTCTAGCCGACCTCACAGCGCCTTATACGCACGGTGTCGCCTTCGCTAAGGCTCTGACCGAAGCGGGTATCATCTTCAGGTACCAG AGTTACGCGGACGAAGACCACGCCTTGTCAGGCGTGTTGGAACACGCTTATCGTTCCATAGAGGACTTCCTCGCAGAGTGCCTCGCCCTGGACGCGTCCTAG